The genomic segment CCATAAACAATATTTCAATACTATATATTTCTTGTCATCTCTccaatatatatgcatgtatgaaACGTTTTCTCATCCATCCAATATCGGTACAAATAATATAACATCCTACAGCTACATGCCATTCTGCGCTTAGCAATATATAGGTTCGTTACCTTGTTACCTCATTAGAATTAGTAGGAGTACAAAATATAACAACCGTAATCTTTGAGgttcctttctttctttattaataaAAAACTAGATTCTTGTGATCCGATTCTCTTCAAGATCCTGTACATAACGGAATCTTAGTATACAGACTCTTCCCAGACATGTTCAGATATGATAACAAAAATTAGATCTAAGTTtcatccaaaaagaaaagaaaaagcagaACCCCACACGCAAATACAATAATTTGTGTTCAAATGATTTTGAATCAATAAGGGTTTCCAGCTCACAGCTAGCCCTTGCCCATATTGCTGTCATAAAAAATCCGGATCCTTCCAACTATGTTCTTCTTCATATACTCCATCcgttcattttacttgtcatattttgctTCTCGAGAGTCAAACTGCGTGAACTTAGATCaacattttaagatatttttttttcatcatattaataaaGAAGGATTGCAACTTAGCTTATAACATTTTTTTTGTAGAGTTTTGAAcaactaaattttaaattttaaatataaaattaatctaTTTCAATTTAGCTTTAAAGTTTAGTCAAATTGACTTTCGTAAAGccaaatgtgacaagtaaaatgaacggagggagtataatacACCTATAAAAGGCTCCTTTAGCCAAACCAATAACATCATTATCCACACTTTTTATTTACCAATTTCAGCTTCCAAAATGGCTTCTAAATTTTCATCAGCGTTGCTTCTTATTTCAATACTAATGAATATCCAATTACTAGCCTCAGCTGGTAATTTCTATAGAGATGTAGACATTACTTGGGGTGAAGGACGCGGTAAAATACAAGAAGGCGGCAgaggcctcgccctgtctcttgATAAACTTTCTGGCTCCGGCTTTCAGTCCAAAAATGAGTTTCTTTTCGGAAGGTTCGATATGCAACTTAAGCTTGTCCCCGGAAACTCTGCTGGCACTGTCACCACTTTCTTCGTAAGTATAGTCTCTTATTAATATTGAACTCTAAATAATGTCCTAATTTTGACTATAGGCCATTATGATCATGATAAATTGTTCTgacttttcatttttcttcatcaGTTATCTTCACAAGGAACAGGACATGATGAGATTGATTTCGAGTTCTTGGGCAATGTCTCTGGCCAGCCTTACACGGTCCATACAAATGTTTATACACAAGGAAAAGGAAACAAAGAACAACAATTCCACCTTTGGTTCGACCCAACTGCTGCATTTCACACTTACTCCATTGTCTGGAACCCTCACCGCATAGTGTAAGTGACACAAACTGCTGCATTTCACACTTACTCCATTGTCTGGAACCCTCACCGCATAGTGTAAGTGACACAATCGCATCACCTCTAGATGCAAACGAGTGTCAGAGAAACGTTACACATTTAGGTCGCCTAAAGGATAACTGTCCACAATAAATCAAACTACCTGAAAATGGATATTACATTGATAGTATAAAAGAATTTTGCAATTGCCAGTGTATATAGGTTAAATCCAACTTCATGTATATCCATTAGTGTTACACTTATCTTTTTGATGCTTTCATATAATCAGGTTCTTAGTAGATAACAGCCCCATCAGAGTATTCAACAACCATGAAAGCATTGGAGTTCCATTCCCAAAGAGCCAAGCAATGAAAGTATATTGCAGCTTATGGAATGCAGATGAATGGGCTACACAAGGAGGCAGAGTGAAAACAGATTGGTCAGTTGCTCCTTTCACTGCCTATTACAGAAACATCAATATCGATGGTTGTGCTGTGTCATCAGGCACCTCTTCGTGTAAGTCCACCGGCTCAGCAAACAATGTGAAGCCATGGCAGACCCATGAACTTGATGGTGAGGGAAGGAATAGGCTCCGATGGGTGCAGAGTAGACACATGGTTTACAATTACTGTGCTGATTCTAAGAGGTTTCCTCAAGGTTTTTCTGAAGAGTGCAAGCGTTCAAGGTTTTAGGAGATGAGATCATTTAATCAACTACTCAAGGTTGGATGCATAAGATGAGTGTGAAATTCCTTATTCGTTGTACCAATAAAGTTTTGCTGGTTTTATCTATGTAATTGAATGTGTATGGGAACTTCCTTTTGTTAATAAAATGTTATATGATAATGCTGATCTATGATATGCCTACACTAAAGAGTATACGAGCATTTCTGTCTTAATGGGATGTTTTCACAACATTTGAAACATATTATTGTATCGTTAAATACAGAATGAAAGTAGCATAAATAGATGAAGATTTTAGTTTAAACATTCATAAATTAGGAGATACAAAGCCAAAATTAGGTCAACAAAATCAATAAACAGACTAACCTCGAGTATATTGAGACATTACCCTTTCCAGTGATCATAAACTGGCAAGTTAATTGGCAGTGATTCGGGATTGAAATTTGAATTCGGGAAGAACGGATAGATCAATATCCCCAAATAGAAAAACTCAGTAGCTTTAATATGCCAAAAGAGTTCATTCATTATGAATCCAACTACACGTATTATCCATACATTACAAAGAATAATATGCTAATGCTTCACAACCGATCGGCTTCACTCCCAACTTAAAGTAACAATGTATTTATGAGTTCACATATTTCAGGCATCAAACTCAACTAGGTTTAACAATTGAAACCTCAGATACAAGCTTTAGTACTCCTACTTTTCCATCTGGCCTGCACAAAATTTAACCAGTCGGATTCCAACTACAGATATGGATGTTCTAGCCATCATTTCAGAATGCCAAACTCCGTTAAACACTGGCTTTAACTATGCACCTAATGCCAGCTGTTGCTGTCCCCCGCCCCTCCAGGTTATTCAGCAGCTCGGAGGTGTCGACTTAACAAAGCGGTTACCATAACACTCGAAGTATTCTGAGTGTTAATTTAGCCTAGCTGTCACACTCCTTTTTTAACTCCCAAAAGaatattgttttagttttgaaagagtttttattattaagtgacaaaaaagatgaaaatttgtttcgaaaaggaccttttatattcaaaactcagagtcgtcacttggcataaattgggtgtgccaagtcacccatggatatctTTTTTAAAACGATTTTACTCTttgaaactggtttgcgaatagagattccggctaaggaattctgttgaccgagggaaaggttttaggcacccctcgatcccgtggttcgaccacggtcgtttggtggagcatatcggctaatttgatattacaaatgcataaaccacacaaagaacgcaaaaaaaaatcactcaagcaaacaaaacaaaacaatccaaaatataatgtccagtccaattattacaaacccaaaataaaagGTACCGAAATAAACCTATGCTAATCCTAAACTACCTTCAGcactttacccgatgcctcaggtCTTAATCACGAACGTCTTTCGCCAACATAATATGTCAGGGCATTCcacggtgaataaatacaaatggcctcggggcattccccggctaaatgaatacagtCGATCCAAATGCAGTAAACAAAACCTTTCAACACATAATCCAAACATTCCACaatccacaagttctaaatttgtcTATATAACCTACTGTTTGCTTACCTAGCTCGACCAATCGTGACACTATTACAATCAAcgacatcaatgaatcaaaacgacaatattcatttttatcaactttcaattccCGCCCCACTTTTATTCTCAAATTATCgattttaattctcaaacaaGATATCATTTCATCGCACAACACCTAAACAATGAATCAACACCAAGCAATCATTCACCATCAACAAGGATCAAACAACATGCAAACGTTCAAACCATAACACCGAATATCATAAAgagtgaaataaaaagagagggaaaaGAGAATCAGACCTCAATTATCGATTTCAACGTAGTGTTATTCAATTGAACGAGACAGAGTACAACCGAGAACCTCGAATTGAAATTCAATCGTGACCCACCAACTCAAATCCAAATCGAATGGAACTCCACCAACGATAGTGAATACCCGGGATCAATAGCTAAGCAGATTTCAAACCCAAAAATAATGACCTCAATATGAAAACCAAAATCCGAACCCAAAACGACGACTGATGAAACTCAAAATCCGGTTTCGATCTTGAATCACCAAAATAGATGAACCCGAAGCTTCAAAAAATCTGATAGAAAATAAAGCCCAGTGTAGACCAAGCTCCGGTGAGCTCCAGCGACAGCAAAACAGCGGGTCAGGATAAATTCTGGCGCGTTTCAACATTTTCAGGCAGGATTTTCTTGGAAAATCACTGGAAATGAAAAAATTAGAGGATTTTGGAGCTGGGTACGTCGAATAGACGAACTAGTCACTAATTTCGACAAAAATTTTGCCAGAAATACTAGAAAAACGACCGAATTTCTCCCTCCCCGATCTCTCACTCTCGATCTGCTCTTCTCCCTTATATTTCGATTTCTTTTTCTCCCTGCTTCTCCGATGGTGAGTGTTGCATATGTGCGTGAATCTGTGGAGAAGAAGATAGATCCCTTTTTTGTCGTGTCTTTTTTCAcccaaaagaagaaaagaatggtGTTTATATTGTCAAGAAGAGGAAAATAgaaattgattgaaaaaaaaattggagtCCTCTGTGATGGTGTATGCGTATGTTTTTTTATCCCATTTTGTGAGGAAAAGTGTGTATGTATGTTTGCTGTGAGTGAGAATTGTGGGTCAGGGTGAGTGAATGTGAGGTGTCTATGAATTCtgtgttttttttgttattatgtgAGCCTCCAATGAGTGTTTTTTTGTATGTATCCCGTGAGAGAGGGAGGGTATATAGGGGTAGGGTTTAGGTGGGGTAGGTGGTGAGGTAGGGTATATgaggtgttaaaatttaatagggaggggttgttagaataagataaaattagttaggggttgttatttttgtcattttatgaaggaataattacatgggtgagggtgcgtgataaggtgagctaaaaatagataaaattggactgcaggagggacaaaattaggtgtctatatcATAGACCTTTTTGGGTGTAAATACAGAGtgtttttaaacaaaaaaagtaGATAACAAGATCAAATTTTGActcgaccattattcaaaggaagaaatagaaggaagaaggactACCGAGTTGGAGGGTCGAGTGAGGTCCTATCGAGGTTCTGGTCCATGGCTCTGTCATtgtatcaaaaatgaaaattacaagttaaaacataaataaaattacaaaactctatctatgcagctttccttgACTCCTGACTCgctacttcatcaccctattcttcaagagggctcctgacttgcaatttgttcaacttgttgtttggctttcaattgcttcacctcgttgcttatctttcaatttcttcaccctgttcttcaggcgggctcttgacttgctatttttcaatctgttaactttcaacttttcaccttggtgctttgttttcaacttcatcaccttgttgcttgactttcaacttcttcaccatgttgcctaatatttcatttattcgccctgttcttcaggcaggctcctaaaattacatcaaaaataaaaaagaaaattatcccaaacaaaaattattataaagagatttcctttgccagaaaagtgaagttctaaacacaagaattaaatttttccccagtttatcatcaaaggacttttgtgaaagtcacatcattataggatTTAAggagaatgacttgactaaaaggtacgtcttataggaattaatgggaatgactcgactaaaaggtacgtcttataggaatcaaaggggataactcgactaaaaggtacgtcttataggaatcaaaagggatgactcgactaaaaggtacgtcttataagaatcaataggaatgactcaactaaaaggtacgccttataggaatcaaaggggatgactcgactaaaatgtaagtcttataggaatcaaagggaatgactcgactacaagttacgtcttataggaattaaagggaatgactcgactaaaaggtacgtcttgtaggaatcaaagggaatgactcgactaaaaggtacgtcttataggaataaaaggggatgactcgactataaggtacgtcttataggaatcaaaggggatgactcgactaaaaggtacgtcttataagaatcaaaggggatgactcaactaaaaggtacatcttataggaatcaaagaaaataactcgactaaaaggtatgtcttataggaatcaaaagggatgacttgactaaaaggtacgtcttataggaatcaaagggaatgacttgactaaaaggtacgtcttataagaatcaaaggggatgactcgactaaaaggtacgtcttataggaatcaaagaggacgaattgactaaaaggtacgtcttatgggaatcaaagaaaatgactcgactaaaaggtacatcttataggaatcaagggggatgactcgactaaaaggtacatcttctaagagtcaaggggaatgactcgactagaaggtacatctcctaggagtgaaggttcaatttaagaagtgtatcacatagcaaaagaaaactaaaatccctagacaagtgtgtctccgagggatataggatgatgaatttttaccatgattttattatcaaatctgtgcagcaacattgcttcctacATTTGTGAAAGTGAGACATTGcatcccttgatatttatgctctgaattccttgctttgaaggtaatatgtttcctgtttaatcaaagaaaacttgtgagtttgaaacatggtggttgatttgtggctttagcttttgcAATGATCGCTCTTGCcctcatcacatttaaccttgcttccaaccattagcatatatcattgacttgctgcatcattgaaccaaactcaggttattaagagtgactctgaaacaaacacaaaatCTATGCTTTGCCCCTACTTGTCTATTAACAAAACTTTTTGCATGCCCTTtttttcggctcacaatcatgtcttttcATGTGCtggcttttgtcttgctttgtgcaattgaagaagctgatagccagttttaaaatcttttctcacttgtttttaCATGgtcttgactcaaagacaagagagaaatgataatgatttttatttgaataaatgacttaggaaaataaaataaaattaaaataaagataagaaagaaaagacaatgaatgttcccatttgaaataaagaaacaaaaatttatctaaaaatgacagtcaactctaatgattatgtcatgcatatcagattaaactgcctgatctttccatccaaaactctCACAAATTATTGTTGAGTGAATGCccctgaaactgagttgctttcttaggtcaattgcattcggagacctcattcggctagtggcgccttgaagggtttttgccaacaagcctctctcattttttttatcatctcACCATTACCTTATGGTATTTGAGaaggtttttcaccaatgagattcgcttattttcatttctcttaacTCACAATAGTCTTACAGtgcccataagggttttcaccaacaaaactctctcatttttatctctctcaacttactatcATCTTACGGttcccatgagggttttcaccactaagactctcatttttatttctcttctaatTCCACGAGGAAGATGAGTAGTTCCTAAAATgcgtcatcacatccattgcatgcttagccttaacattctcaaagattgatctgaaggtctttctttggttgtaacttaacTTTTGGATAGGGTTGGAAAGAAcggatggcatggggcccaaacggTACTAAAAGAGGGGTAAGACTTACAAATTTCGGAATCGattcaaacaatgaggattaactcatgccctagtttcttttgactttgggatcgactcaaacaatgaggattaacttatgccccagttttttgactgggcaattctaaattgtttatttggttggactgagccctgagtagggtagcctacgtatctcacctcgagagaggagaatcaggtcacgcataGTTCAGaaagcttgttcttttgcttgattatgatttctttcttttgttgactttttttttctttgaaactttCAGACTCTATTTTTTCTCGACACTCTTCTCCCTTCTTGGACACACGTTTTTTTTAGGCTTTCTAACTCTATTCTCTTGctcgatacttttcttttgagctttgttgactttattttaattccaaaagaggggtataaaagaaaataacactaaggctcaaatagggtaaacaaaggatgacacaatgtttggatagcagaataaaatgccttggtcatatcaatccttgaaaatactagtacctagcatgcaatgtgaaagtgcacgatcaacatcacttatgacatgttttacaacactaacttgccccgagcATGTGTCACCTCTTTTCTATACTTGTCAAACATAGAACTCTATATTTGTTGTACATCTTTCCCATttaatgactcatgctttcgtggaattaatttctttttgttcctcttgatataggatcacgcaaccactgtttgacctaattgagacatgtctttcaattgatgaccaagttattctcacgattctcaaaataatagccttaattttcaaagaaggattCAACTTGATTACTAAATGCCCCAACACTCTATAttttttctcagatgctctctttttctaactttaaacctctgattcaatgttcatgcttaaactgaattttaagatctagctgtaaatttcactagcatgtcatgtaa from the Capsicum annuum cultivar UCD-10X-F1 chromosome 9, UCD10Xv1.1, whole genome shotgun sequence genome contains:
- the LOC107842342 gene encoding xyloglucan endotransglucosylase protein 1 yields the protein MASKFSSALLLISILMNIQLLASAGNFYRDVDITWGEGRGKIQEGGRGLALSLDKLSGSGFQSKNEFLFGRFDMQLKLVPGNSAGTVTTFFLSSQGTGHDEIDFEFLGNVSGQPYTVHTNVYTQGKGNKEQQFHLWFDPTAAFHTYSIVWNPHRIVFLVDNSPIRVFNNHESIGVPFPKSQAMKVYCSLWNADEWATQGGRVKTDWSVAPFTAYYRNINIDGCAVSSGTSSCKSTGSANNVKPWQTHELDGEGRNRLRWVQSRHMVYNYCADSKRFPQGFSEECKRSRF